The following proteins are co-located in the Aquarana catesbeiana isolate 2022-GZ linkage group LG02, ASM4218655v1, whole genome shotgun sequence genome:
- the LRRC51 gene encoding leucine-rich repeat-containing protein 51 isoform X1, with protein MSKKIENDGVMGPPVDLAFKCINSMEDVLQEEPREGLRPIKRGEGGKLHSQALRLNNNTLTDLRGFKEVVANLLSDPSHLCWVDLSFNDLPNIDSVLTTYRHLSVLNLHGNSIRQLTEVDKLAALPNLKSLTLHGNPIEAEKGYRSYILSVLPQLKSFDFSAVTKQDRVSADVWSRMNGKLKKVRRTKKD; from the exons atgagtaaaaaaatcGAAAATGATGGCGTGATGGGACCCCCCGTAGACCTCGCCTTCAAATGTATTAATTCCATGGAAG ATGTCCTACAGGAAGAACCCCGAGAGGGCCTGAGGCCCATAAAACGTGGAGAAGGCGGAAAGCTGCACAGCCAGGCGCTCAGGCTGAACAATAACACCCTGACCGACCTCCGTGGCTTCAAGGAGGTGGTGGCCAACCTGCTGAGTGACCCATCCCATCTCTGCTGGGTAGACCTCTCCTTCAATGACCTCCCCAACATCGACTCT GTCCTGACTACATACCGTCATCTTTCTGTACTGAATCTTCATGGCAATAGTATTCGCCAGCTGACAGAAGTGGATAAACTTGCGGCCCTGCCCAACCTGAAGAGCCTGACGCTCCATGGGAACCCCATTGAGGCAGAAAAGGGGTACAG GTCCTACATACTGTCTGTCCTTCCGCAGCTCAAGAGCTttgatttcagcgctgtcaccaaACAAGACCGAGTCAGCGCCGACGTCTGGAGCCGAATGAATGGCAAACTGAAGAAAGTCCGGCGGACTAAGAAAGATTGA
- the LRRC51 gene encoding leucine-rich repeat-containing protein 51 isoform X2 gives MSKKIENDGVMGPPVDLAFKCINSMEDVLQEEPREGLRPIKRGEGGKLHSQALRLNNNTLTDLRGFKEVVANLLSDPSHLCWVDLSFNDLPNIDSVLTTYRHLSVLNLHGNSIRQLTEVDKLAALPNLKSLTLHGNPIEAEKGYSSRALISALSPNKTESAPTSGAE, from the exons atgagtaaaaaaatcGAAAATGATGGCGTGATGGGACCCCCCGTAGACCTCGCCTTCAAATGTATTAATTCCATGGAAG ATGTCCTACAGGAAGAACCCCGAGAGGGCCTGAGGCCCATAAAACGTGGAGAAGGCGGAAAGCTGCACAGCCAGGCGCTCAGGCTGAACAATAACACCCTGACCGACCTCCGTGGCTTCAAGGAGGTGGTGGCCAACCTGCTGAGTGACCCATCCCATCTCTGCTGGGTAGACCTCTCCTTCAATGACCTCCCCAACATCGACTCT GTCCTGACTACATACCGTCATCTTTCTGTACTGAATCTTCATGGCAATAGTATTCGCCAGCTGACAGAAGTGGATAAACTTGCGGCCCTGCCCAACCTGAAGAGCCTGACGCTCCATGGGAACCCCATTGAGGCAGAAAAGGGGTACAG CTCAAGAGCTttgatttcagcgctgtcaccaaACAAGACCGAGTCAGCGCCGACGTCTGGAGCCGAATGA